One Orrella dioscoreae genomic window carries:
- the htpX gene encoding protease HtpX, with the protein MKRIVLFLLTNLAVMVVLSATLHILGVNRFITQQGLDIQMLLIFSAVIGFTGAIFSLLISKPMAKWSTGARVIDPQAPNGAREMWLLETVHQLADRAGVGRPEVAIYDGEPNAFATGAFKNSSLVAVSTGLLESMTEEEVAAVLAHEVAHIANGDMVTLTLIQGVVNTFVVFLARVVGYFVDRVVLKNERGGGIGYFATVIVCEIAFGVLASIIVAWFSRQREFRADAGAAHLMGAREPMIRALARLGGVEPGELPKAFQASGISGGRAISALFSTHPPIPARIHALQNLR; encoded by the coding sequence ATGAAGCGCATCGTCCTATTCCTCCTCACCAACCTGGCCGTCATGGTCGTGCTGAGCGCGACCCTGCACATCCTGGGTGTCAACCGCTTTATCACGCAGCAGGGCCTGGACATCCAGATGCTGCTGATCTTCTCGGCCGTCATCGGCTTCACCGGCGCCATCTTCTCGCTGCTCATCAGCAAGCCGATGGCCAAGTGGAGCACCGGCGCACGCGTCATCGACCCGCAGGCGCCCAACGGCGCGCGTGAAATGTGGCTGCTGGAAACCGTGCATCAACTGGCCGACCGCGCCGGCGTCGGCCGGCCGGAAGTCGCCATCTATGACGGCGAACCCAATGCCTTCGCCACCGGCGCCTTCAAGAACAGCTCGCTGGTCGCCGTCTCCACGGGCCTGCTGGAAAGCATGACCGAAGAGGAAGTGGCCGCGGTGCTGGCGCACGAAGTGGCCCACATCGCCAACGGCGACATGGTCACCCTCACCCTGATCCAGGGCGTGGTCAACACCTTCGTGGTCTTCCTGGCGCGGGTGGTCGGCTATTTCGTCGATCGCGTGGTGCTGAAGAACGAACGCGGCGGCGGCATCGGCTATTTCGCCACCGTCATCGTCTGTGAAATCGCCTTCGGCGTGCTGGCCTCCATCATCGTGGCCTGGTTCTCGCGCCAGCGCGAATTCCGCGCCGACGCCGGCGCCGCCCACCTGATGGGCGCCCGCGAGCCCATGATCCGCGCCCTGGCCCGCCTGGGCGGCGTGGAGCCGGGTGAACTGCCGAAGGCCTTCCAGGCCTCGGGCATCAGCGGCGGCCGCGCCATCAGCGCGCTGTTCTCCACCCACCCGCCGATTCCGGCCCGCATCCACGCGCTGCAGAATCTGCGGTAA
- a CDS encoding DMT family transporter gives MQALWMLLASAMFAVMGTFVKLAGEHGASLPQVVLFRGLPSVFLLLAWARWAGHPILPKQWRPHLWRNLAGVSSMWLGFIAISSLPLSTATSLNYTAPLFIAGWMLGWGGTGRDGWRIAAVIIGFLGVLTVLRPSVTGDQWLPALLGLCAGALSAVAMMQIRELGRLGEAEWRTVLFFSVAVCLSSAVGVALVGWGNPDTLGIVSLVGVGLSGMVGQLAMTRAFGLGSALLTAALQYTTIIFAALMGAWVWHDMPDMLAWIGMLCIIAAGLLSIWRTMRETREAVRRAARQATSAAKP, from the coding sequence ATGCAGGCTCTCTGGATGCTCCTTGCCTCGGCGATGTTCGCTGTCATGGGCACGTTCGTGAAACTGGCGGGTGAGCATGGCGCCAGCCTGCCGCAGGTGGTGCTGTTCAGGGGGCTCCCTTCGGTCTTCCTGCTCCTGGCCTGGGCCCGCTGGGCCGGCCATCCCATCCTTCCCAAGCAATGGCGCCCGCACCTGTGGCGCAACCTGGCCGGCGTCTCGTCGATGTGGCTGGGCTTCATCGCCATTTCCAGCCTGCCGCTGTCCACCGCCACCAGCCTGAACTACACGGCGCCGCTCTTCATCGCGGGATGGATGCTGGGCTGGGGCGGCACCGGGCGCGATGGCTGGCGCATCGCCGCGGTCATCATCGGTTTCCTGGGCGTGCTGACGGTGCTGCGTCCCAGCGTGACCGGCGACCAATGGCTGCCAGCCTTGCTGGGCCTGTGCGCGGGCGCCTTGTCCGCCGTGGCCATGATGCAGATCCGCGAACTCGGCCGCCTGGGCGAGGCCGAATGGCGCACCGTGCTGTTCTTCTCGGTCGCGGTCTGTCTCAGCAGCGCCGTCGGCGTGGCACTGGTCGGCTGGGGCAATCCGGATACCCTGGGCATCGTCTCGCTGGTGGGCGTGGGCCTCTCGGGCATGGTCGGGCAGCTTGCCATGACGCGCGCCTTCGGCCTGGGCTCGGCGCTGCTGACGGCGGCGCTGCAATACACCACCATCATCTTCGCGGCGCTGATGGGCGCCTGGGTGTGGCACGACATGCCCGACATGCTGGCCTGGATCGGCATGCTGTGCATCATTGCGGCGGGCCTGCTGTCGATCTGGCGCACCATGCGCGAAACCCGCGAGGCCGTGCGCCGCGCGGCCAGGCAGGCGACCTCGGCCGCCAAGCCCTGA
- a CDS encoding aromatic ring-hydroxylating oxygenase subunit alpha, translated as MTDIGRMAHLAPARTQLPVTAYFDEARLAREQELIFKQSSQYVGHARNVPEVGDWRTLHHEGGGRVLVRNPQGVELLSNVCRHRQALMLGGSTADVTGADAKHISGNLRATGGNIVCPLHRWTYDKQGTLLGAPQFDSSPCLDLQRFPVKDCHGLMFEGPRDPSHDLRTLFGRPEFDFSDYVLDHVEIHPCNYNWKTFIEVYLEDYHVGPFHPGLGKFVTCDDLSWEMGDWFSLQRVGVHQALGQPGSDVYRMWHDKLLQYRDGQAPDFGAIWVTYFPTHMIELYPHVLVLSTLYPKGPQETVNVVEFYYPEEIAAFEREFVEAHRAAYMETAVEDDEIAERMDAGRKALMERGVTEAGPYQSPMEDGMQHFHEWYRRVMQEPTDPG; from the coding sequence ATGACCGACATTGGTCGGATGGCGCACCTGGCGCCAGCTCGCACCCAGCTACCCGTCACTGCCTACTTTGACGAAGCCCGCCTGGCTCGCGAGCAGGAACTCATTTTCAAGCAATCTTCGCAGTATGTCGGTCACGCCCGCAACGTGCCCGAGGTCGGCGACTGGCGCACCCTGCATCACGAAGGTGGGGGGCGCGTGCTCGTGCGCAACCCGCAAGGCGTGGAATTGCTGTCCAACGTCTGTCGCCACCGCCAGGCCCTCATGCTGGGCGGCTCGACGGCCGATGTCACGGGCGCCGACGCGAAGCACATCAGCGGCAACCTGCGCGCGACGGGCGGCAACATCGTCTGCCCGCTGCACCGCTGGACCTACGACAAGCAGGGCACGCTGCTGGGCGCGCCCCAGTTCGACAGCTCCCCGTGCCTGGACCTGCAGCGCTTCCCGGTGAAGGATTGCCACGGCTTGATGTTCGAAGGGCCGCGCGATCCGTCGCATGACCTGCGCACGCTCTTCGGCCGGCCCGAGTTCGATTTCTCGGACTACGTGCTGGACCACGTCGAGATCCACCCCTGCAACTACAACTGGAAGACCTTCATCGAGGTCTACCTCGAGGATTACCACGTCGGCCCCTTCCACCCCGGCCTGGGCAAGTTCGTCACCTGCGACGACCTCAGCTGGGAGATGGGCGACTGGTTCAGCCTGCAGCGCGTGGGCGTGCACCAGGCGCTGGGCCAGCCGGGCTCCGACGTCTATCGCATGTGGCACGACAAGCTGCTGCAATACCGCGACGGCCAGGCGCCCGACTTCGGCGCGATCTGGGTCACCTACTTCCCGACCCACATGATCGAGCTGTATCCGCACGTGCTGGTGCTCTCGACGCTGTACCCCAAGGGCCCGCAGGAAACGGTCAACGTGGTGGAGTTCTACTACCCCGAGGAAATCGCGGCCTTCGAACGCGAATTCGTCGAGGCGCACCGCGCCGCCTACATGGAGACGGCCGTCGAGGACGACGAGATCGCCGAGCGCATGGACGCGGGCCGCAAGGCGCTGATGGAACGTGGCGTCACCGAAGCCGGCCCCTACCAGTCCCCCATGGAAGACGGCATGCAGCACTTCCACGAATGGTATCGGCGCGTCATGCAGGAACCGACGGACCCGGGCTGA
- a CDS encoding acyltransferase codes for MRFPHVRPASAAAPSSTAPDTTPSSIPPDPRLAQLDAARWIAALAVVLLHCAAVPVSSTEPYGTAGWVSANLYDSAVRWCVPVFVMISGALLLAPARPEGIPRFYLRRSARILLPLVFWTVFYLAWTVTLEHLDGTPHEPMAWLRRLTEGRPYYHLWYLYMIVGLYLFAPFVRELYGKLSVRRRLACVMVTLAIAIVDALYRHLTGQGYGFFLAWFVPYLGYFVAGRMIYEGSLSLPRPGWVLAASIAITALGVYALSTSQRLNFYFYDYFSITVPFMSLAVFQLILATPALPRLVLLAPLTFGIYLIHPVFIDLAQRSPLYDNGIAPAWAIPFAAVVIFGLSAGSIWLMQRLPLMRRFV; via the coding sequence ATGAGGTTTCCCCACGTCAGGCCCGCGTCCGCCGCGGCCCCGTCATCCACCGCTCCCGACACGACGCCGTCGAGCATCCCTCCCGACCCCCGACTGGCGCAGCTGGATGCCGCCCGCTGGATCGCGGCGCTGGCCGTGGTCCTGCTGCATTGCGCGGCGGTCCCCGTCTCCTCGACCGAGCCCTATGGCACGGCCGGCTGGGTCAGCGCCAACCTGTACGACTCCGCCGTGCGCTGGTGCGTGCCGGTTTTCGTGATGATCAGCGGCGCCCTCCTGCTGGCGCCCGCCCGGCCCGAGGGCATCCCCCGCTTCTATCTGCGCCGCAGCGCGCGCATCCTGCTGCCGCTGGTGTTCTGGACGGTCTTCTACCTGGCCTGGACGGTGACGCTCGAACATCTGGACGGCACGCCGCACGAGCCGATGGCCTGGCTGCGCCGCCTGACCGAAGGACGGCCGTACTACCACCTCTGGTACCTCTACATGATCGTCGGGCTCTATCTTTTCGCCCCTTTCGTGCGTGAGCTGTACGGCAAGCTGTCGGTGCGACGCCGCCTGGCTTGTGTCATGGTCACCCTGGCGATCGCGATCGTGGACGCGCTGTATCGCCACCTGACGGGCCAGGGCTACGGCTTCTTCCTCGCCTGGTTCGTGCCCTACCTGGGTTATTTCGTGGCGGGACGGATGATCTACGAAGGCTCGCTGTCCCTGCCACGGCCGGGCTGGGTGCTGGCGGCCAGCATCGCCATCACGGCCCTGGGCGTCTATGCGCTGTCGACCTCGCAGAGGCTGAACTTCTATTTCTACGACTACTTCAGCATCACGGTGCCCTTCATGTCGCTGGCGGTGTTCCAGCTGATCCTGGCCACGCCCGCCCTGCCCCGCCTGGTGCTGCTGGCGCCGCTGACCTTCGGCATCTACCTCATCCATCCGGTATTCATCGACCTGGCGCAACGCAGCCCGCTCTATGACAACGGCATCGCCCCCGCCTGGGCCATTCCCTTCGCGGCCGTGGTCATTTTCGGGCTGTCGGCGGGCAGCATCTGGCTGATGCAAAGGCTGCCGCTCATGCGCCGTTTCGTCTGA
- a CDS encoding exodeoxyribonuclease VII small subunit — protein sequence MKTETRLAAASSPGALPLPQDFETALAELESLVAAMEDGSQPLEQSLAAYRRGVELSRVCQEKLAQAEQQVKVLEGELLRPLDAGALGAGEPQ from the coding sequence ATGAAGACGGAGACCCGTTTGGCCGCAGCTTCCTCCCCCGGCGCCTTGCCGCTCCCGCAGGATTTCGAGACCGCCCTGGCTGAGCTTGAATCGCTCGTTGCCGCCATGGAAGACGGTTCCCAGCCGCTGGAGCAGTCCCTGGCCGCCTACAGGCGCGGCGTGGAGCTGTCCCGTGTGTGCCAGGAAAAACTGGCCCAGGCCGAGCAGCAGGTGAAGGTGCTCGAAGGCGAATTGCTGCGTCCGCTGGACGCTGGCGCACTGGGCGCGGGCGAGCCGCAATGA